The Desulfonatronum lacustre DSM 10312 region GGTGTTCGGGATGCGGATGATGCCGCTATCCGGCTTCTACTCCACGATCATGATGGGCATGTTGCCCCTTGGACATGGTCACTTTTTGCTGGGCACGTTTCTAGGCACCTTTCCCCAGGCCATTCCGGCGACCCTGATCGGGGCCGGGGCCACCCAGGAGACCCTCCAGACCAGCATTGCCTTCATCGTCGCCGCGGTGATCGCCTTTGTGATCATCTGGTTCGGCATCGACGCCTATCGCCGAAAAATGCACGCCAACCCGTCACTGACCCCGTAACCCACCATCCATATGACAAAATATCTCGACGGCCCCTTTGCCGCCACGTTCGGATACCTGATCCTGATCTGCTTCTGCCTGGTGCTGTTTCTTCCGGGCATGACCACCCTTCCCCCCTTTGACCGGGACGAGGCTCGTTTTGCCCAGGCTTCCCGGCAGATGTTGGAAGATGGGGACTACATCCGGATCAAGTTCCAGGACCAGGATCGCCACAAAAAACCCGTGGGCATCTACTGGCTCCAGGCCGCCTCTGCCCGGCTGACCAATCCCGAGGCTCTCTGGCCCTACCGCCTGCCGTCCGTGCTGGGGGCCGTGCTGGCCGTGCTGCTGACCTTTTCCCTGGCCAGACGAGCAATGGACGTCCGCTTCGCTCTGGCCGCCGCGGCTCTGCTGACCTGCACCCTCCTGCTGGTCACCGAGGCCCATCTGGCCAAGACCGACGCCATGCTCCTGGCCTCCATCACGGCCATGCAGGCGGCCCTGGCCCGCTGCTACATCCGCCCGGCGGACCGGCAGCCGGAGCCATGGCTCTGGCTGTTGTTCTGGGGCGGCATGGGCGGGTCCATCCTGCTCAAGGGGCCGGTGGGACCGATGATCTCCGGGCTGACCTTGCTCACTCTGTTCATCGCCGACCGCCGCGCCCCGGAAACCCTCAATCACGGGCGCTTTGCCTGGCTGCGCGGGCTGCGGCCCAAGGCCGGCCTGCTCCTGACCACGGTCATGGTTCTGCCCTGGCTCATCGCCGTCAGTCTGGCCACGGACGGCTCCTTCGTCTCCGACGCGGTCACCGGCGATCTGCTGCCCAAACTGATCTCCGGCCACGAATCCCACGGCGCTCCTCCGGGGATGTACCTGCTTTTGTTCACCCTGACCTTCTGGCCGGGATCGCTGCTGGCCTGGCCGGCCCTGGTCCAGACCTGGTCCTTGCGGAAAACGGACCGTCTGGTCCGTTTTCTCTGGGCCTGGATCGTCCCGTCCTGGATCGTTTTTGAGCTGGTGCCCACCAAACTGCCCCATTACGTCCTGCCCATGTACCCGGCCATCGCCCTGCTCATCGGCGTCTGGCTGGCCACGCTTTCTCACCGGGTGGCCCATCCCGGCGTCTCATCCACGACGGCAGGCTCTCCGAGCCGATTCGCGCCCTGGATTCCCAAGATCGGGGCCGGGCTGTGGCTGGCCATCGGGGTCGTGCTGGGCATCGGCTTTATCGTGGCCCCGATTTACCTGGACAAGGCCTTCTCCTGGTGGGGCGTTCTCGCGGCCCTGATCGTGCTGGCCATGACCGCCCTGGCCTGGCGCACCTATCGCGAGGGACACATGGTCCGGGTTTGCGGGATTCTCCTGCTGGGCGCGGTCCTGGTGTTTCCGGTCATTCTGGGCAAGGGCCTGCCCGAGCTGCGTGGATTCTGGGTCAGCCGGGCCGTGCTGCAAACCGTGGACTCCCTGCGCCAGGAGCATCCGGACCTGAGCGGCCTCATCGCCTCGACGGGCTTTCAGGAACCCAGCATGGCCTTTCTCCTGGGCACCCCAACCCGGCTGGTCAACCACCTGGAAGCCGCCAACCATCTCCTGGAGCATCCCGACGGCCTGGCGCTGGTCGAATCCCGCCAGGAGCAGCGCTTTCACGAAGCCGTGGGAAATCTCGGACTGGACGTGGAACGACTGGCCATTATTCGCGGTTTCAACTATTCCAAGGGGCAGTGGGTGACCATCAGCTTTTACGCCATCGTCCGTCAGTAACCATCAGCACCGCAAAGATGGATTGATTTTTTTCAGGGTCGGAGTCGAAATCGGGATCGGGATCGGGATCGAAAATGCTGGGATACATTCAAAATTTTTCATGTTCCGATTCCGATATCGATACCGACCCCGATTGCCGGGGCAAGAGCGGACACACAGCGTGCTGAGTAGATACCAAATTTGAATGTAAAACACCCATGCGCTACTATCCCATTCTTCTCGATCTGCACGACAAGTACTGCCTGGTGGTCGGCGTGGGCCAGGTGGGGACCCGCAAGGTCCGCACGCTCCTGTCCTGTGCTCCGGGGCGACTGCGGGTCGTGGATACCCGCGAACCGGAGCCCTGCTGGCAGGAACTCATCGAGCAGGGCTTGGTGGAGTACCATGTCCGCACGTTTCTTCCCGAGGACCTGGATGGCTGCTTCCTGGTCATCGCCAGCACCAGCGACGAGACATTGAACTGGCAAATCAGCAGGATGTGCGCCGAGCGGGGAATCCTTTGCAACATCGTGGACCAGCCCGAGAAATGCAGCTTTATTCTTCCAGCCATGCACTCCCAGGGCGACCTGACCATCGCCGTGTCCACGTCCGGCTCCAGCCCGGCCCTGGCCAAGAAAATCCGCCAGGACCTCGGCGCCTGCTTCGGCCCGGAGTACGCCCGGTTCCTGGCGATAATGCGCCGCCTGCGCCCGCTGGTCCTGGAACTGAACCTGCCCACGTCGGACAATACCGCCCTGTTCCGGGCCTTGACCCAATCCAGACTGCTGGAAGCCGTGCAGTCGGGAGACGACGCCCGAATCCTGGAGGAACTACGGCGTCATCTCCCGGAAAGCCTGCATCCCCGCTTGGAGGACGTGATCGGTGAACCTGACTGAAACCCTGGAACTCGCCGTTCTGGCGCTCTATTTTCTCGGGGCCGTACTGCATATTCTCGCGGTGCTGATCCGCGGTCCCCTTCTCCGTTCCGGCGGACAATTCGCGACCCTGCTCGGCTTCGGCCTGCACACCGTGGATGTCGGGCTGTATATGGCCCGTTACGGTTCGGAGGCCCTGGGTCACGGTCCGTTTTACTTCAGCCTGATGGCCTGGACCCTGATCATCGTCTCCCTGGTCCTGAACTGGCGGCTGCGCATGCACTTTCTGGCCCTGACCTCCCTGCCCCTGGCCCTGATCGTCTACTCCTTCGCCACGACCCTGCCCAGCATGGAGGTCATCCTGCCGGAAAGCTTCATGGGGCTGTGGTTCGGGCTGCATATCGGCACCCTGTTCCTGAGCATCTGCCTGCTGGCCATGGCCGCCAGCGCCGGAGCGGTCTATCTGTTCCTGGAAAACAAGATCAAGGGCAAGACCAAAATCACCGGCCTGAGCAAAGACCTGCCCTCCCTGTCCCTGTTCGATCAGGTCAATGCCTGGGCCGTGAATCTCGGGTTTCCGTTGTTCACCGTGGGCCTGCTTTCCGGGTTCCTCTGGGCGCACTTCACCTGGGAGCGCTTCTTCTCCTGGGATCCCAAGGAGGTCGCGGCCATTATCGTCTGGCTGCTCTTCGCCTTTCTCTTTCACCAGCGCCTGGTCAACGGCTGGCGCGGACGCAAACCGGCCAAGCTGGCCATCTGGATCTTTGCCCTGTCCCTGATCTCCATGCTGGGAATCAACTTTTTCCTCGAGACCCACCACAGCTTTCAACCCTAAGTCATGAACCAATCCATCTGTCTGCTCGGACTCAACCACCGCACCGCACCGGTCGAGGTCCGGGAACGCTATGCCCTGCCTAACGTCGACCCGAAGGACCAGGGGCTGATCTCCGTCGAGTCCGGCGTGAAAGAGGCCATGATCCTTTCCACCTGTAATCGGGTGGAACTCGTGACCGTCGGCCGTGAGGACAAGGACACAGTACGGGAGATCCTGCGCTTTTGGGCCAACTGTTGCGGGGGCGACGTCCATGAATTGCAGGACCACACCTACACCCACCGCAATCTGGACGCGGTGACCCACCTGTTTTCCGTGGCCTCCAGCCTGGATTCCATGGTCTTGGGCGAACCCCAAATTCTCGGTCAACTCAAACAGGCCTACCGGAACAGCGTCAAACAGGGAGCCTCCGGAGTGATCCTGAACCGACTCCTGCACAAATCCTTTTCCGTGGCCAAACGGGTGCGCACGGAGACGAAAGTCGCCTCCAACGCCGTGTCCATCAGTTTCGCCGCCGTGGAACTGGCCAAACGCATCTTCGGCGACCTCGCCAACCAGACCGCCATGCTCGTGGGGGCCGGAGAGATGGCCGAACTGGCCGCCACCCACCTGCTCTCCGCCGGGGTCAAACGGATGCTCATCGCCAACCGCACCCACGCCCGGGGCTGTGAACTGGCCTCCCGCATCCAGGGGGAGGCCGTGCTCTTCGCCGAGCTGTTCGAGCGCATGGCCGAGGCGGACATCGTCATCAGCTCCACCGGCGCGACCCAGACGGTCATCCAGCGCCGCGACGTCCAATCCATCATGAAACGCCGCCGCAACCGGCCGATGTTCTTCATCGATATCGCGGTGCCCCGGGACATCGACCCGGACGTGAACAACCTGGACAACATCTACCTCTACGACATCGACGACCTGAAGGAAGTGGTGGAGGAGAACCTGAGCCAGCGCAAAACCGAAGCGGCCAAGGCCATGGTCATCGTCCAGGAGGAGACGGAAAAGTTCGCCTGCTGGCTGCGCTCCCTGGGCCTGAAGCCGACCATTCTGGACCTGCTGGCCGGCGGCGAGCGGATCGCCCGCAAGGAACTCAAAAAAACCCTGCGCCGCCTGGGACCGAAAGCCGACGACCCGGACGTGAGCCAGGCCCTGGAGACCCTGGTGCTCTCCCTGGCCCACAAGCTGTATCACCAGCCGTTGGACTTCCTAAAACGCCGCGCCCAGGAAGAGGACGCCGGAACCCGGTACATCGACGTCACCCGCCGGATGTTCAACCTGGACAACGAACTTCCCACGCCGGACGCCCATCCGGATCGACGCAAACCCAAACCAAGCGAGGACTGAATCGGCGAGCCTCGCTGAAAGCACCCCACGGAGAATACCATTGCGCGCCTACCTGATAGACGAACTCAACTCCACGGACATGCAGCGTCTTTTGTCTTGCCTTGAGACCAAAACTGTGAAGGCTTCGCTGGAGGATATGTACTGGCTGGAAATCCCGAAAAACCTGCTTTCCACGGAACAGCGCGAACACGCGGCCCAGTGCGGTCCGTTCGTCTGCTCCCTGGAAACCGGCCCGAATTGGCTGAAAGTGGAACTGCTGACCCGAGGCCGGGGCAAGCTGCGCTGCTCCTGTATCGCCTACGCGGGCCGGGAACAACGGGATTGGATCCTGGACCAAATCGACGCCATGCTGACCGAACTGGACATTCCGGTTTAGGGGCTTTCAAAAAAGCGCAACCGTACGATTTCTTCAGATACAGCATGCCCTCTTCCGCTCCGCCCACCACCATCCAGGACCTGCCCCCCATCTGGGCGCGGTTCTGTCTGGGCATCGAGCGATTTCTCCTCCACGACCTCGGCCTTCCCTTCCGCCAACGCCGCCTGTTGCTGGCCTGCTCCGCCGGGAGCGACTCAACGGCCCTGCTGTTGATCCTGCATTGCCTGGCCCCTCGCCTGGGAATCACGATCAGCGTCGCCCACCTGGACCATGGGCTGCGCCAGGAATCCGTCCAGGAGGCGAGCCATGTCGCGGAGCTCTGCCGACGTCTCGGGGTCCAGGCCACGATAGGGCACAGCAATGTTGCCCGGTACGCCCGGATGAGCGGAACCGGCCTGGAGGAAGCCGGACGCACCCTGCGCTATCGCTTTCTCTTCGGGGTACGGCGGCAACTCAACGCTGACATGCTGCTCACCGCCCACCATGCCGACGACCTGGCCGAGGACGTGCTGATGCGCTTGATCCGCGGAACGGGATGGCCGGGACTGGCCGGAATGCCGTGCTGGGACCCGACACGCCTGCTCTTGCGCCCCCTGCTTCACACCCCCAAGCAGGATCTCCGGAATTTTTTGAGCGATATCGAAGTGTCTTGGTCCGAAGACGCCAGCAACGCGGATCCAAACCACGCCCGCAACCGCGTTCGTAAGGATGTAATGCCCCTGCTGATCCGGGAGAACCCTCGATTTCTGGCCGGCATTATCCGCCTGCACCGGCAAGGTGAGCTGGACAACGACCTCTTTGCGTCGCTGATCACGCCTCTGGTCCAACAGGTTGAGAAATCCGGACACTTCCTGGAATCCACTCTTTTGCACACCCTGCATCCAGGACTGCGACTGCGCCTCTACAAAGCCGTCATCGACGACCTCGGGCCAGGCCAAGCCCTGCACGACTCCCTTTTGCGCCTGGACCAAGCCTGGAAAAATCGCCGAAAAGAAGCAACCCTCCAATTCCCGGGCGGCAAATCCGCCATGATCAATTCAGCGGGTATCCGTTTCGCCACGTCACGCACCTTCACGTCACGGGAGACTTCCACCTCATGCGACTGAGCGTCAAACTCTTCCTCGGCATCCTGTTCATCGCCGTCATGGCTTCCGGCGCCACGGGCTCCTACTTCTACTACCAGGCCAGGGCCGCCATGCTGGATTCCATCCGCGACCAACTCAAGGCCACGGCCAAAATTTCCGCCATGCTCGTGGATGGCGACATTTTGCGGGAGCTGACCGAACCGGACCAGACGACCTCGCCGGAGTACCTGGAAATCCAGGAATTAATGGGCATCATTGCCCAGACCAGCCAGGAATACCTTTTCGCCTATACCATGCGCCTGGAGAACGGTCAGGTGCGATTCATCGTGGATTCACCGGCCCATGACGACGACGGCGACGGAATCATCAGCGAGGATGAACTTCCGGAACCCATCGGGACCTTGTATCCCGATCCGCCAATGGAGTTGTTGCAGGGATTTGTACGGCCTTCCAGCGATGAACGTCCGCATTACGATCAATGGGGCGCGTCCATGTCCGGTTACGCCCCGATTCACGACTCCGCCGGACGGCCCGTGGCCCTGATCGGCATCGACATGACCGTGGCAACCGTGGAAGGAAAATTGGCGGCCATCCGCCAAGCCGGTTTGATTTCACTCTTCATCGCTTTGGTTGTGGCCATGGGCATGAGTTGGTACTTCAGTCGCAGCATTTTTCGTCCGTTGGGCAAGCTGCAACAGGCTTTGGGCAAAGTCGGCGAAGGTGACTATTCCCAACGCCTGGAGGAGTCGGGGCCGAGAGAAATCGTCGCTTCAGCGCGGAGCTACAATGCCATGGTCACGGAATTGCGCGAAAAGGCTCTGATGAAAAACAGCCTGGGTAAAATTCTCGGGACCGAGGCGATGGATCACCTGCTGAAAAACCGCCTTGAACTGGGCGGCGAAATGCACAACGCCACGCTGTTGGTATGCGACCTGCGCGGTTTTTCCCGGCTGTGTCAGAAACTGCCTCCCAAATTGCTGGTGGGTCTTCTCAACGACTACCTCACGGCCATGGTCGAGGTGATTCAGCGTCACGGCGGCATTGTGGACAAGTTCGTCGGGGACATGGTCCTGGCGGTTTTCGGACATCCCGTTCCTCTGGAACAGGAACAGCGCGTGGCCCTGAGCGCGGCCAAAGCCATGGTCGCCCGGTGCGACGAGTTGAACGAGCAATTGCGGCTGGGTCCGGAACTGCGCCTGCGAAACTCCATCGGCCTGCATTCCGGCCCGGTTCTGGCCGGGAACATCGGCAGCCCGGAGCGCATGGAATACACGGTCATGGGCCATGCCGTGAACGTGGCCAGCAGGATCGAGCGTCTGACCAGGCCCCTGGACGTCCGGATCGCCGCGAGCGCTGACTTCACGCTCAACCATGACAAAGGCCATGGACTGACTTCGGTCGGGACGCGGCCGTTACCGGGGATGGACGAGGAGTTGGAAATTTACGTCCTCCAAGGTGGAGACGAGGAGACAAGGTCCGTGTGAAGACCAGCCGTCAAGAGCGATAGGAAAAAAAGCGCCGGCTCTCATGATGACATGAGAGCCGGCGCTTTCTTATGATCGCGGATGTGGGCGCGTTCCGGAAATTCAGCCCGTTGGCTGCTCGCTCTCAGGAACACCGGGAGTCATGTTCGCCAACTCGTCCCGGATGCGCTCCATCAGCTCGACATCATCCGGTTCCAGTTCCAGGACCCGCTCAAAATGTACCCGGGCCAGCTCCGGTTCTTCCAGATAATGCTTGTAAAGCATGCCCAGATTGAAGTGCGCCCGATGATTATCGGGCTTGATTTCCACGATCCGTTCGAACTGCTCGGCGGATTCGACGTACTGCTCCATATTGTAGTGGGCCACGCCCAAACCGTTCAAGGCCCTGTCCAGGGACGGATCCAGGGCGATGGAGCGTTTCCAGAAAACCGCCGCCCGTTCCCAGGACCCCATGCGCATGAACTGGTCGCCAAGGGCCATCAACGTGGGCAAATGATTCGGCTCACTATCCAAACGGGCCATCAGTTCGGATACCTCGTTCATGGCCATGGACGTTTCCGATGGCCTGGCCTGCATGGTCAAACCCGGATTCTGCAGGCGGTAGATGATCGATCCGACAAAAATCAAAACCAGACCAAGGGCGATGACCGCCACGACCAGACGGCGTCCCTGATCATGCGGACCGAGTGTCGTGCTGCTCATTATCCAGAGCCTCCAAATGTTGTAATCGTTGCTCCATCATGGCCTGGCGACGGGCTAGAAAAAAAATGTAGCCCCCCAGGCCGATCCAGACCGCCGCGTTGGCGGCCAACAAATATTGTGCCGTATCCATGAGATTGCCCTTCATCCCGGAAAGAGAGGTGGGTAAAAAAAATACTCTATGCATTTCCAGCGGATTCGTAAAGAAAGCGCTCTTGTGAAAAAGCAGTAAAGAGCGCAAAAAAATGGAAGGGCATGGCCGAATCGACCATGCCCTTCCATTTTTTCAGTTGTCGAGATGTTCCCGCAAGAACGCCTCGAACCATTCAAGTTGATGTTTATTCCGCCGCTTCTTCCTTCTTGGCAGCCTTCTTCTTCGGCTTGGGCGGGGTGCCTTGCTCTTCGATGATCACTTTGGTCGTGGAGACGGGACGCCACGTACGTTTGTGGTGCAGACATTTGGTGGGACAATTGTCCACGCAAGTGCCGCAATAGACGCAGGCGAAGGCATCGCAGCGCCAGATTCCTTTTTCCTTGTCCACGGTGATGCACTGGGAAGGGCACTTCCTGGCGCATGTGGAGCAAAATATGCAGTTGTCGATATCGATGTACAACTCGCCCCGGTTATTTTCAAAGGGCTCCCGGACCTCAAAAGGGTAAGGCCGGGTGGATTTCTTGGTGAACAGGTTTTTCAGGACATTGCCTGTCATTGGTGTGACTTTGAACATGACTCGTCTCCTAGCGTTCCGTGCAACTGATGCAGGGGTCAATGGAGAGAACGACGACCGGCACGTCCGCCAGTTCGATCCCCGGCAACATGGCGGCCAGGGGCGGAATATTGGCGAATGTGGGGGTGCGGATACGCAGACGTTCCAGGTATTTCGTTCCATTGGCCTTGATGTAGTAGTACAGCTCGCCCCGCGGCTGTTCGACCCGTGCCGTGCCTTCGCCTTCAGGATTGCCTTTGACCTTGACGTTGATGGGGCCCTCGGGGAGCTTGTGCAAAGCCTGTCGGACGAGGTCGATGGACTGATGAGTTTCCCGATAGCGAACCTTGCCACGGGCATAGCTGTCGCCCTCGTACTCGACAATGGGCTCGAATTCCAGGTCGCCGAACGCTGCGAACTTCAACTGTCGCATATCCTGGGCAACGCCGCTGCCGCGCAGAGTCGGTCCGGCGGCGCCCAATTCGTAGGCCTGTTCCTTGGTCAGGACCCCTATGCCCACGGTTCTGGCTTTGACCGTATAGTCGTCGAGAATCGTGGATTCCAAGGCCTTGAGTTCGCTTTCCACGAGTTCCAGCTCGGAAAGAATCCAGCGAATCTGTTCCGGGGAAAGATCGTTCCTGACCCCACCCATCACGTTCACAGCCACGATGACCCGGTTGCCGGTGGTGGCCTCGTTGATGTCCATGACCCGCTCGCGGATCTTCCAGAGCTGATAGAACAGCGCCTCGAAGCCGAAGGCGTCCGCGAAAAGACCCAGCCACAACAGGTGAGAGTGAACACGGTGCAGTTCCGACCAGATCACGCGCAGATACTTGGCCCTGGGTGGAACCTCGATCTTCATCATCTCTTCCAGGCACTGGCAGTAGCACATGGCATGAATTTTCGAGCAAATTCCACACACACGCTCCACGACCTGGATCATGTGGTGGTAGTCCCGGATATCACAAAGCTTTTCCAGCCCGCGATGTACGTAGCCCAAGGCCGGCACGGCCTGGGTCACGATCTCGTCCTCCACTGTCAGGGACAGATGGATGGGTTCCGGGAGGACGGGGTGTTGCGGACCAAAAGGGATAATGGTCTTGGCCATAAAGTCTCCTAAGGTAATTACCAGCGATAAGGATGATTACTGGGCTTCCGATTCTTTACGAATCACGCTGTATTTGCAGAAGGGGGTTCGAGCGACTTCTTTCTCCAGGTACAGATAGTTTTCAAAATTCAGCACCAGTCCTTCAAAGCAGATGCCGAACTGGTCCTGGATTTCGTTTTCCACGAGAAAGGCCGCGAACAGAATATCGGAAATGGACAGCGCGGGCTGAGCCTTGGGCTGTTTGAGACGATAGTGCACCATCTCCAGGTCGCGGTCAAAAGCGTAGATCAGGTCGACATTATCCGCATCCAGGTCGACGCAGGTCATGGTCACGAAACGATATCCGTCAGCCTTCAGCTTGAGCACCTCGTCTTTGAGGGCGTCGCCGGCAATATCGGTTGCCGGGAGGACGGCGACGATTTTTTCTTTGTCTTTGGTTTGAGCTTCAGCCATATTCCAACTCCTTACGACTTGGCGGCGAACAATTCCAGCGCCTTGACCACGCCGTCAATGATCGCTTCAGGTTTGGCCGGACAGCCTGGGACATAGACATCCACCGGAATGACCTTATCCACGCCGCCGACGACGTTCGGCGCCTCACGCATCACCCCGCCGGTCAGACCGCAGGCCCCAATGGCGATGACGGCCCGGGGTTTCGGCATTTGATCGTAGAGGTTCTTGAGCACCTTCTTGTTGCGGTGATTCACCGTGCCGGTAACCAACAGCACGTCCGCGTGCTTGGGGTTGCCGATATTGATGATTCCGAAACGCTCCACGTCATAGACGGGAGTGAGCACAGCCAGCGTCTCAATGTCGCACCCGTTGCAGCTTCCGCAGTCGAAGTGCATGACCCAGGGGGACTTGATCCGAGATGATTGGATAAAATTGGATATGAAGTTCATAGTATCTACCCGTAATACAGCCAAAGCAGGTTAATCAGGGAAAACATAATGCCTGTTATCCAGGCGGTCCCGAGCATCCAACGCCACGTCATCCGGGAAGTGGTATTGTCGACCAGGATTTCCACGAAATAGGTGATACCCAGGAGCAGCACCAAGCCGACGACGCTGGTGGACCAAAACAGGGAAAGCAGGCCGAGGATCAGGACGATCTCGAACCAGTGGGCGATCTCCACGATGGCCAGATACGGACCTGAATATTCGGTGTACACGCCTCGGACGATTTCCTGGTGCGCATGGTGCGACGCGGAAATGTCAAAGGGGGATTTACGCAGTTTAATGGTCAACGCGATGCCCAGCACGAGGAACAGCAGGGGCAATTTGAACAGCAACGGCTGCTCCATGGCGTACACGGCCTCGATCTTGAAGCTGCCGGTGGTCAGGAAAATGCCGACGATGACCAGGATCAACAACGGCTCATACGCGATGATCTGGAGCAGTTCCCGGTGTGCGCCGATCTGGCTGTACGGCGATGGAACGGTCATCGCGCCGATCACCAGAAAGACCGACCCCACGGCCTGGACGAAGAAGATCAGCAACAGGTCCGCCTGCAGGAAGAACAAAATCACGGACGTCACGGCTCCGGCCAGATACAGCAGGGAGCAGAAGGCCAGCCAATGGTTGGCGAGCATGGGCTCCTTGCCCAGCAGTTTCGCGATGTCGTAAAAGGGCTGCAAAATGGGAGGTCCAATTCGAGACTGCAACCGAGCCGTGACCCTTCTGTCCACGCCGGTAAGCACGCCGACGGCCAGGGGCGCCAGGAAAAGTCCCGCGATCAATGCCAGAAAAACTTGAGCGCTTGTCATGTTAGAGACCCCCTCCGAGCATCAGGAGAATCAGCACCAAGGCCGCGGTGTTCACCCAGCGGTTGATGGTGCTTTCGCCGAAAATCTTCTCCAGGTAGTAGTTGGATGTTGACGGTAAGATGGATTGGCGCAAGGGACCGATATACTCGTTCTCGTTATCCGGGGATTGGGCGCCGGACAGATACGGACCGGTGGGCTTGACCTTGCCGGCGACCTTGTAAAAGTAGATGGCCGCGAACAATCCCAGGGCCGCGACAAAAAACAACGGAATGACCGGGAAGGAGCCGCGTTCCATGACCAGAATGCCCCAGGAGGTCCCGGGTACCGCTTCCGGCATGGCCAGCGGAAGGATGGAAATAGCCGGATAGATCAGGGAGTTGTAGATTGCCGGGGCGTAGAAGGAAAGCAGCAACGCGCCGAGGATGAGTCCGAACAGCGGCAGCCGCGTCATCGCGGGCTGCGACTCTGCGTAGATCCGTCCCTTGAAGGGATAGGTCATGAACAGACCGGCCCAGCGCGCCCAGTAGAGCACGGTCACGGCGCTGCCCAGGGCCAGGATGATCACCAGAACGATGTTGTGGGCC contains the following coding sequences:
- a CDS encoding 4Fe-4S dicluster domain-containing protein; protein product: MFKVTPMTGNVLKNLFTKKSTRPYPFEVREPFENNRGELYIDIDNCIFCSTCARKCPSQCITVDKEKGIWRCDAFACVYCGTCVDNCPTKCLHHKRTWRPVSTTKVIIEEQGTPPKPKKKAAKKEEAAE
- a CDS encoding nickel-dependent hydrogenase large subunit encodes the protein MAKTIIPFGPQHPVLPEPIHLSLTVEDEIVTQAVPALGYVHRGLEKLCDIRDYHHMIQVVERVCGICSKIHAMCYCQCLEEMMKIEVPPRAKYLRVIWSELHRVHSHLLWLGLFADAFGFEALFYQLWKIRERVMDINEATTGNRVIVAVNVMGGVRNDLSPEQIRWILSELELVESELKALESTILDDYTVKARTVGIGVLTKEQAYELGAAGPTLRGSGVAQDMRQLKFAAFGDLEFEPIVEYEGDSYARGKVRYRETHQSIDLVRQALHKLPEGPINVKVKGNPEGEGTARVEQPRGELYYYIKANGTKYLERLRIRTPTFANIPPLAAMLPGIELADVPVVVLSIDPCISCTER
- a CDS encoding NADH-quinone oxidoreductase subunit C; the protein is MAEAQTKDKEKIVAVLPATDIAGDALKDEVLKLKADGYRFVTMTCVDLDADNVDLIYAFDRDLEMVHYRLKQPKAQPALSISDILFAAFLVENEIQDQFGICFEGLVLNFENYLYLEKEVARTPFCKYSVIRKESEAQ
- a CDS encoding NADH-quinone oxidoreductase subunit B family protein, translating into MNFISNFIQSSRIKSPWVMHFDCGSCNGCDIETLAVLTPVYDVERFGIINIGNPKHADVLLVTGTVNHRNKKVLKNLYDQMPKPRAVIAIGACGLTGGVMREAPNVVGGVDKVIPVDVYVPGCPAKPEAIIDGVVKALELFAAKS
- a CDS encoding respiratory chain complex I subunit 1 family protein gives rise to the protein MTSAQVFLALIAGLFLAPLAVGVLTGVDRRVTARLQSRIGPPILQPFYDIAKLLGKEPMLANHWLAFCSLLYLAGAVTSVILFFLQADLLLIFFVQAVGSVFLVIGAMTVPSPYSQIGAHRELLQIIAYEPLLILVIVGIFLTTGSFKIEAVYAMEQPLLFKLPLLFLVLGIALTIKLRKSPFDISASHHAHQEIVRGVYTEYSGPYLAIVEIAHWFEIVLILGLLSLFWSTSVVGLVLLLGITYFVEILVDNTTSRMTWRWMLGTAWITGIMFSLINLLWLYYG